Genomic window (Streptomyces cadmiisoli):
ACCGTGCCGGTGACCGGCGGCTGGGAAACCTTCACCGATGTCTCCGCCAACCTCTCCGGCGCGCCCTCCGGCACCACCGAACTGTTCCTGGTGTTCCGCGGACCGACCGGCCAGGGCAATCTGTTCGACGTCGACGCCTTCACCCTGGGCACCGGCTCCACCACGACCACGCCGTGGGAGGCGGAGTCGTACAGCTCCGCCTCGGGCGTCCAGTCCGCCGCGCACGGCACGGCCAGCGGGGGGCTGACCTTGGGCTACATCGACAACGGCGACTGGGCCGGCTACGCCTCGGTCTCCACCGCGGGCGCCACCTCAGCCTCCGCGCGGGTCTCCTCCGCGGGCGCGGGCGGCACCCTCCAGTTCCGGTCCGGCTCACAGACCGGGCCGCTGCTGGGCTCGGTGGCGGTGCCGGTGACCGGCAGCTGGGACACGTTCACCACCGTCAACGCCACGCTCAACGGCACTGGAACGGGCCCGCTGTTCCTCACCTTCACCGGAGGTTCCGGCAGTCTCTTCGACGTCGACACCTTCACGCTCTCCTCCTCGACGACACGGAAGGGGTGATGAGATGACCACCCTCATACGGCGCCTGCGCCGTGCCGGCGCGGCCCTGATCCTGGCCCTGCTGGGCACCCTGATCGTCCCGGCGGGGACGGCACACGCGGCCGCGTTCGAGATCCTGGTGTTCTCCAAGACCGCGGGATTCCGGCACGACGCGATTCCGGCCGGCATCGACACCCTGCGCACCCTCGGCCAGCAGAACGACTTCACGGTCACGGCCACCGAGGACGGCGGCGCCTTCACGGCCGGCAATCTTGCGAACTACGAGGCCGTGGTGTTCCTCAACACCACCGGCGATGTCCTCAACTCCAGCCAGCAGACTGCCTTGCAGTCCTACGTCGACTCCGGCGGCGGTTACCTCGGCGTGCACGCGGCGGCCGACACCGAATACGACTGGCCGTACTACGGGCAGCTCGTCGGTGCCTGGTTCCAGAGCCACCCCGCCATCCAGCGGGCCGTGATCAGGAACGAGGACCGGACCCACCCCGCCACCACGCACCTGGGTGCGACCTGGACCCGTACCGACGAGTGGTACAACTACCGCGCCAACCCGCGTCCCAACGTGCACGTCCTGCAGACCCTGGACGAAAGCACCTACAGCGGCGGCTCGATGGGCGCCGACCACCCGATCACCTGGTGCCACAGCCAGGGCCAGGGCCGTTCCTTCTACACCGGGCTCGGGCACACCATCGAGTCCTACGCCGACCCCGCCTTCCGTTCCCTGCTGCTGGGCGGGGTGCGGTACGCGGCCGGGCAGGTCGCAGCGAACTGCTCGGTTCCGGCGGGCACGGTACAGGTGGAGGCCGAGTCGTACACGGCCGGCTCCGGCGTCCAGACGGCCGCGCATGCTCCCGCCAGCGGCGGCCAGACCCTCGGCTACATCGACAACGGCGACTGGGCAGGCTACTCCTCCGTCTCCACGGCCGGGGCGAAGACCTTCACGGCGAAGGTGTCGTCCGCAGGCGCGGGCGGCACCATCGAGATCCGGTCCGGATCGGCCGCCGGTACCCTGCTCGGCTCGGTGTCCGTGCCGGTGACCGGCGGCTGGGAGACCTTCACCACTGTCACGACGACCCTGACGGGATCCGCCTCCGGACCGCTCTTCCTGAGATTCACCGGCGGTGGCGGAGCCCTGTTCGACATCGACACCTTCAGCCTCGGAGCCGGGCCCGTCTCCGCCGCCCTGGCCGACGACGTCCACCTCTTCTACTACCCGTGGTACGGCAGCCCGGCGGTCAACGGCGGCTGGCGGCACTGGCAGCAGGGCGGACGCACCCCGCCCGACGACGTCGGCGCCGACTTCTACCCGGCGCTCGGCCCGTACGACTCGGGTGATTACCAGAGCACCGTCGCCCAGCACATGGAATGGGTCGCCCGGTCGGGCGCCGGCGTGATCGTCTACAGCTGGTGGGGCCGGGACAGCTATGAGGACCGGCTCGTGCAGGGCATGCTCGACGCGGCGCATGAGCAGGGCATCGAGGTGGCCTGGCACCTGGAGCCGTACGCGGGCCGCACCGCGGCCTCGACGGTCGCCGACATCGAGTACATCAACCGGACCTACGGAAGCCACCCGGCCTTCCACCGCTCGTCGGAGCACGGCGGCAGGAGCGCCTTCTACGTGTTCCAGAGCCTGGACATCACCGACTGGGCGGCGCTGGACCAGGTCACGGACACCAGCATCGTCCTGGCCCAGACCACCGACACCAGCAAGATCGCGCACTTCTCCGGCATGTACACCTACGACGGCATCGCGGGGGCGACCGCCCCCGGCTGGAAGCAGGCCGGCGACTACGCTCGCGCGCAGGGCCTGATCTGGGCCCCGTCCGTCGCGCCCGGCTACATCGACGACCGGGCGGTGCCGGGCAACTCCACGCCCACCGTGCAGCGTGCGAACGGCGCGGCCTACGACCGGCAGTGGACCAACGCCCTCGACCCGGCGATCGGCGGGTCACCGTCGTGGGTTTCGGTGACCTCGTTCAATGAATGGCATGAGGGCAGTTCCATCGAGCCCGCCGACTCGGCACCCCCGGGCGGTCGTGGCTACCTGACGTACGACGGTGCCTACGGCCTGAACGGCCAGGCAGCGGAGACGGCCTACCTGGACCGAACCGCGTACTGGGTGAGTCGCTTCCGGGCGGTGGCCCGGGGCTGATGGGGCCGGTCCTGATGCACCCATGAGGGCGTCCGGCCGGTGCAGGCCGGCCGGACGCCCTCGCCGGGTGCGCGGGCGTCGCGGTGGACTCACCGGGCGCGGACACTGGCGCCGTCCGCGCCCGCCGATGTGCGCCGGATCGCCGGGATCCCGGCTACCAGATCGCTTCGACCCATTCCGGATGGTCGATGAACGGGTTGCGGTTGCCCTGGTACGAGTTGTAGATCACGTCGTTGCGGCGCTCCTCGGACGCGCTCGGCGGGTCCTGCTCGTGCCACTGCTTCAGCACCGACAGGCGGCCGTGGTAGGGGACGCTGCCGTTGGTGGTGGAGTCGTTGGGCTCCAGGTCGGGCCAGCTGTCGCCGCCCTCGTAGCGGACGGCCATGTAAAGGAGCATGCGTGCCACGTCGCCCTTGACGGCGTCGCGGGGCTCGAAGGAGTTGGCGTCCGTGAGGCTGCCGCCGCCGCCCGCGACCGCGCTGCCGCCGTTGTCGAAGTCCTTGTTGCCGCGGATGGAGTTGACCTGGACATCCTCCGGGCGCAGATGGTGCAGGTCGGTGCCGGGGCCGGCGGACGTCCCGAAGTCGCCGTGCGACTGGGCCCAGACGTGCTCCCGGTTCCAGTTGCCCGTGTTGCCGCCGTTGAGGGACTTGCTGCGGGAGACACCCGAGTACAGCAGGATCACGTTGTTGCTGTTGTTCGGGTCCTGGTCGGTGACCTTCAGGGCGTCCCAGACGGCGGAGTAGGAGAGCTTCGTCTGGCTGCTCACGATGGTGTGCAGCGAGGACTTGAGGCCGGCTCCCGTCTTGCCGATCGCGTTCTTGTAGTACGTCGAGTCGTACGCGGTCGTCGTGGCCGCTGCCGGGGGCGCGGTCAGCGCGGGTGTGATGAGGCCGGCCAGCAGGGTGGGGGTGGCGAGTGCCACAGCCTTCCAGCGGCGGGGACTCTGCGTCGCGGGCATGGCGTGTCCGTTCTACGCGGATTGAACGAGCGGGACATCCGGGAGGGTGACATGGACATGCACTCATTGGGGTGAACGGGGTGTGTCGGTTAGGTGTCGGTACCTGGCGGCGCGGCCTCCAACCGTGACGGCCGGGGGCCGAGTTCGAGTCCTGCCGGCTGGGGCGCGGGGCGGCCGTGTGAGTCACGCCACACCCGCGGGTTGTTATGGCCGGGGGGCGGCTGGTGTCTTCATGCCGAGTCCACAAAACCAGGAGGCATGATGAGCGTGAACGTTGAGGTAGTCGTCGTGGGTGGCGGCTACGGGGGCGTCACGGCGGCCAACAGCCTGGCGCGCCACGGCGGTGTGTCGGTGACGGTGGTCAATCCGCGTTCCGAGTTCGTCGAGCGGATCCGCCTGCACCAGCTCGTGACCGGCTCCGATGACGCGGTCCAGGGCTTCGGGAAGGTCATGGGCGGCAACGTGCGGCTGGTGGTGGACACCGTGACCCGGATCGATGCCGGTGGGCGCCAGGTGGAGCTGGCGAGCGGTGGCGCGCTCTCCTACGACTACCTTGTCTACGCGGTGGGCAGCGGCGCCGCCGACCCGGGTGTACCCGGCGCCACGGAGTTCGCTCACTGGGTGTCGGACCTGGAAGGTGCGCAGCGGCTGCGGGAGGCGCTGGCCGCGACGGATGTGTCGGCTCCGGTGACCGTGGTCGGGTCGGGTCCGACGGGACTGGAGACGGCTGCCGAGCTGGCGGAGGCGGGCCGCAAGGTCACCCTGGTCTGCGGCAAGGTGCTCGGCCCGTCCTTGCACGCGCGGGTCCGCCGTCCGGTCGCACGCCGACTCGCGAAGGTCGGTGTCACCGTCCTCCAGGGGTCGGGTGCGCAGGTGAAGAAGGTGACGCAGGACGCCGTGCTCCTCGACGACGGCCGTGAGTTGCCCAGCGCGGTGACGATCTGGACTGCTGGATTCCACGTTCCGGACCTGGCCGCCCACAGCGGGCTGCGCACCGACGCGGAGGGCCGTCTGATCACCGACACGACGCTGACCTACGTGGGCGACGAGCGGATCGTCGCCGCCGGGGACGCGGGGGTGATGCCGGACCACCCGTTCCGGATGAGCTGCCAGGCCGCCGTGCAGCTGGGCCCGGCCGCCGCTCAGACGATCCTGCGGCGGATCGCGGGCAAGAAGGCCGGCGACGTGCGGATGTTCTTCGCCGGGCAGTGCCTGAGCCTGGGCCGGGACGAGGGCGTCACCCAGTTCTCCTACCCCAACGACAAGGTGAACGCGCTCAGCATCAGTGGGCGGCCCGGTGCCGGCGTCAAGGAGATCGCCTGCCGATTCACCCTCAACAAGCTGGTCTCCGGAGCACGCAAGGCAGGCTCCCGCTCATCCCGCACCCACAGCACCAATCTGACGGGCGCCTGAGTCGCAGCCGTCCAACCCCCGACGCGCCGCTTGACCGTTTCCTTCGCGGGGCCGGCCCCATCGGCCGTCTCAACAAGGACCGAGCCACACATGAACAACGCCTCACATGCCGGGCGCTGGGGTGCCGTTCCCGCCGATTGGTACCCCCGCGCAGGCTGATCGGCGGCGAGGCTGCTGCCGACATCCCGTCATGGGATTCGGCGCCCGTTCCACGGCCTGCTTCCGCCGACCGGGCCGACTGCGAGAAAGGGAAGACGCGCGACATGGACGACCACGTGACCGAATCCGCTACCCGTGCAGACACCTGGCTGTCCGAGGACCCGCTCACCCCCCAGGCAATGGCCGAGGACATCGAACGGTTCGAGGACCTGTCAACAGCAGTGAACTCGCTCCGGTCCGTCCTTGCGACGCAAAATCTGCAAGGGCTGGTCGACGTACTGGCCCCGGACGTCGTTCTGGTCAGCGACGGCGGCGGCCTCCAGCAGACCGCACTGCTGCCCGTCGTCGGTGCCGACAACGTGATCCGTTACATCGCCGACCGTGTCGGCAGGGAAGGCAACACCTTCTCCTGCGAGCCCACCACGGTCGGCGGAAACCCCGGACTCGTCCTGCGTGTTGAGGGGGTGATCGACGGTGTACTGGCCGTCCGCGCGAACAACGCCCGGGTCACCGGCCTCTACTACGTCCGCAACCCCAAAGTCTCACCACGCGGAGACTCCACCCGCTCACATCCTGATGCCGTCCCGCCGTAACACTGCCGACCCCCCTGCGGTCTTCACCGGGACGACCACACAGCGATGATGAAGGGAAACGGCCCTGACCGCGTTGCCGGTCGAAACGTCACCCCGCCCACCTGTTCCGATACCGCACTTCAACCCGGTGGGCCCGGGCACTTCGAACCGACTACAGACGGTGGATCTCCACGATGGAGCCCCGCCCCGACGATCCTGCCGTCAATCCTTGAGAAGAACCTGACATGACCGATGTGCTGACCCAATTCCTGACGTCACTGAGCCCGAGAAACCGGTCCTTCGCGAAAAACCTGCCAATAGGGCAGCAGGAAGATCTGGCCCATGCATGGAATTTGCACAAGTCCATCAAAGGGCAAGGTATTCCGCCTCTGAGTGGTCGCATCAAGGTTGGCGACCCTGCGACAGAGGCCAACGCCCTTATCGGCGGAATGCGCGGAACCCGCGCTGTGCCGCGCTGATCGGGCTGACGGCATGACCCTGTTGGGGGCCTTTCCGGGATCTGGCCCTAAATGCCCGGCCTGCGACAGTCGAACCGCCGACGTCCGCATCTTTAGTCGGGGTCTCCTGAATGAGATCTCGGCGTGTGATACCCGTGATAAATAGAATCCACGATCATTAACCCGGACGGGCCTGAAAGATGCACTGAAGGTTTTCGTCGACACAATGATCATGGCCTCGGTGCAGTTTTCTATGAGGGAGAATCTGATGAAGAATATTCTGGTCATCGGTGGCGGGTTCGCCGGCGTGTGGAGCGCGGCGGGAGCCGTACGCGCTGCCCGTGCCGCGGGTGACGCGGGGGAGGGGCTGCGGGTGACGTTGGTCAGTGGCGGTGACGACCTGGTGATCCGTCCGCGGATGTACGAGGAGGACCCCGAGGGGATGCGGCTCGCGCTGGACCGCATCCTCGGCCCGATCGGCGTGCGTCGCGTGACCGCGACCGTGACCGGGATCGACACCGAAGCCCACACCGTCCGTGCCGTCAGCCGCACCGGCGAGGACCTCGAACTGTCCTACGACAAGCTCGTGCTGGCCACCGGCAGCCAGGCGGTCAGTCCGAAGCTGCCCGGCGCCGAGTACATCTTCAATGTCGACACGATGCCCGCTGCGGCCGCCCTCAACAACCATCTGAAGCTGCTGCCCGAGCAGGCGGCTGCCCAGGGCCGCTACACCGCAGTCGTGGTCGGAGCCAGCTTCACCGGCCTGGAGATCGGCACCGCCATCGGGGAGCGTCTCACCGCGATCGCCGCACGGGACGGCGCGGCCGAGGACGTGCGGGTCGTCCTGGTGGACCGGGCCGACGTGGTCGGCCCCGAACTCGGCGAGAACCCCCGGCCGCTCATCGACAGCGCTCTGGACGAGCTGAAGATCGAACGGCGTCTGGGACGCACTGTGGCGTCGGCGACCGACAAGACCGTCACCCTGTCCGACGGCGAGGTGATCCCGGCCGCCACCGTGGTGTGGACGGCCGGCATGGCCGCCAGCCCGCT
Coding sequences:
- a CDS encoding ThuA domain-containing protein; translated protein: MTTLIRRLRRAGAALILALLGTLIVPAGTAHAAAFEILVFSKTAGFRHDAIPAGIDTLRTLGQQNDFTVTATEDGGAFTAGNLANYEAVVFLNTTGDVLNSSQQTALQSYVDSGGGYLGVHAAADTEYDWPYYGQLVGAWFQSHPAIQRAVIRNEDRTHPATTHLGATWTRTDEWYNYRANPRPNVHVLQTLDESTYSGGSMGADHPITWCHSQGQGRSFYTGLGHTIESYADPAFRSLLLGGVRYAAGQVAANCSVPAGTVQVEAESYTAGSGVQTAAHAPASGGQTLGYIDNGDWAGYSSVSTAGAKTFTAKVSSAGAGGTIEIRSGSAAGTLLGSVSVPVTGGWETFTTVTTTLTGSASGPLFLRFTGGGGALFDIDTFSLGAGPVSAALADDVHLFYYPWYGSPAVNGGWRHWQQGGRTPPDDVGADFYPALGPYDSGDYQSTVAQHMEWVARSGAGVIVYSWWGRDSYEDRLVQGMLDAAHEQGIEVAWHLEPYAGRTAASTVADIEYINRTYGSHPAFHRSSEHGGRSAFYVFQSLDITDWAALDQVTDTSIVLAQTTDTSKIAHFSGMYTYDGIAGATAPGWKQAGDYARAQGLIWAPSVAPGYIDDRAVPGNSTPTVQRANGAAYDRQWTNALDPAIGGSPSWVSVTSFNEWHEGSSIEPADSAPPGGRGYLTYDGAYGLNGQAAETAYLDRTAYWVSRFRAVARG
- a CDS encoding endonuclease I family protein, with the protein product MPATQSPRRWKAVALATPTLLAGLITPALTAPPAAATTTAYDSTYYKNAIGKTGAGLKSSLHTIVSSQTKLSYSAVWDALKVTDQDPNNSNNVILLYSGVSRSKSLNGGNTGNWNREHVWAQSHGDFGTSAGPGTDLHHLRPEDVQVNSIRGNKDFDNGGSAVAGGGGSLTDANSFEPRDAVKGDVARMLLYMAVRYEGGDSWPDLEPNDSTTNGSVPYHGRLSVLKQWHEQDPPSASEERRNDVIYNSYQGNRNPFIDHPEWVEAIW
- a CDS encoding NAD(P)/FAD-dependent oxidoreductase, with amino-acid sequence MSVNVEVVVVGGGYGGVTAANSLARHGGVSVTVVNPRSEFVERIRLHQLVTGSDDAVQGFGKVMGGNVRLVVDTVTRIDAGGRQVELASGGALSYDYLVYAVGSGAADPGVPGATEFAHWVSDLEGAQRLREALAATDVSAPVTVVGSGPTGLETAAELAEAGRKVTLVCGKVLGPSLHARVRRPVARRLAKVGVTVLQGSGAQVKKVTQDAVLLDDGRELPSAVTIWTAGFHVPDLAAHSGLRTDAEGRLITDTTLTYVGDERIVAAGDAGVMPDHPFRMSCQAAVQLGPAAAQTILRRIAGKKAGDVRMFFAGQCLSLGRDEGVTQFSYPNDKVNALSISGRPGAGVKEIACRFTLNKLVSGARKAGSRSSRTHSTNLTGA
- a CDS encoding NAD(P)/FAD-dependent oxidoreductase, whose protein sequence is MKNILVIGGGFAGVWSAAGAVRAARAAGDAGEGLRVTLVSGGDDLVIRPRMYEEDPEGMRLALDRILGPIGVRRVTATVTGIDTEAHTVRAVSRTGEDLELSYDKLVLATGSQAVSPKLPGAEYIFNVDTMPAAAALNNHLKLLPEQAAAQGRYTAVVVGASFTGLEIGTAIGERLTAIAARDGAAEDVRVVLVDRADVVGPELGENPRPLIDSALDELKIERRLGRTVASATDKTVTLSDGEVIPAATVVWTAGMAASPLTAQIPGERDRLGRLAVDENLRVIGVADVYAAGDTAAAPAEVGQVTTLSCQHAQPMGKFAGHNVAAELFGQDLLTFTPDPYGVCLDLGPAGAVVMMGWGQDRQVVVTGEEAKTLKQNINTLWVYPPVDDAEQILAQAGRFSNG